The Thermanaerovibrio acidaminovorans DSM 6589 genome contains a region encoding:
- a CDS encoding TIGR03936 family radical SAM-associated protein yields MGADFVRVRFAYSKRRGACFIPHAELPTLFARAMRRAGLTLELTQGFSPHPKITLGPPLPVGVVGLFEVAEARVSADTLGSFEGVGGHLPQGFGIGPHAPVEGPSPALSKLCSAGEYLIGLAGDGPLEAIPEALGAWDGAHLLRGLDVQGGMVRFFMLEPDSVGPSAVVKHLISMGVASAWSDLVFVRVRLGGWDESRGFLDLLPYDSPWEV; encoded by the coding sequence ATGGGGGCTGATTTCGTGCGGGTCCGTTTCGCCTACTCCAAGAGACGGGGGGCCTGCTTCATCCCCCACGCGGAGCTACCCACCCTCTTCGCCCGGGCCATGAGGCGGGCGGGGCTCACCCTGGAGCTGACCCAGGGGTTCTCCCCCCATCCCAAGATAACGCTGGGGCCCCCCCTTCCGGTGGGGGTGGTGGGCCTCTTCGAGGTAGCGGAGGCCAGGGTGTCCGCTGACACCCTGGGGTCCTTCGAGGGGGTTGGGGGCCATCTGCCCCAGGGCTTCGGCATCGGGCCCCACGCCCCGGTGGAGGGTCCGTCCCCGGCCCTTTCCAAGCTATGCTCCGCCGGGGAGTACCTGATCGGGCTTGCGGGGGACGGTCCGCTGGAGGCCATACCGGAGGCCCTTGGCGCCTGGGACGGGGCCCACCTGCTCAGGGGGCTTGACGTCCAGGGGGGGATGGTCCGGTTCTTCATGCTGGAGCCCGACTCGGTGGGCCCCTCGGCGGTGGTGAAGCACCTCATCTCGATGGGGGTGGCATCCGCCTGGTCGGACCTGGTCTTCGTCCGGGTCAGGCTGGGGGGGTGGGACGAGTCCCGGGGCTTCCTGGACCTGCTCCCCTACGATAGCCCTTGGGAGGTGTAA
- a CDS encoding Rne/Rng family ribonuclease, with the protein MRRGKTIVANTLESEESRVAVLDPSGRLLDIYIERMWERQKAGEIYKARVDNVLPGMNAAFVNLGDGRNGFLYLEDLGRSPHPGEEILVQVAKTARKGKGARVTPKLSLPGRYLVLVPEGKDVGVSKRIEDEEERQRLKVLGREVRPQGFGIIVRTVAQGCHMDQLKSDVEDLMDLWDSICAAASRSPAPCLLYRDRGLLDRVLRDELDHQVAEVVVDNPEELDLVREMVGRFFSQGKGPEVTLYRGRTPVFEVYGVEREMELALERKVWLPSGAYLVIDQAEALTVIDVNTGKFTGSKDLKSTILKTNLEAAEEIARQLRLRAIGGIVVVDFIDMDDESHRQILLETTRELLKGDRQRAKVFGVTSLGLVELTRRRTRGDLKSVMTRGCPMCGGSGLVEREDACAMRLKRAVRKMTGDSPPEALLVAANPQLARHCAEYLLAWEEEFRCRILLREDQSLQWGRFKVEHQGALRQAEHRMRSVEGGTSVVHRTDRA; encoded by the coding sequence TTGAGGCGCGGCAAGACCATCGTGGCCAACACGCTGGAGAGCGAGGAGTCCCGGGTGGCGGTCCTGGACCCGTCGGGCAGACTGTTGGACATATACATCGAGCGCATGTGGGAGCGACAGAAGGCGGGGGAGATATACAAGGCCCGGGTGGACAACGTGCTGCCCGGGATGAACGCCGCCTTCGTCAACCTGGGGGACGGGAGGAACGGGTTCCTGTACCTGGAGGACCTGGGGCGCAGCCCCCATCCGGGGGAGGAGATACTGGTCCAGGTGGCCAAGACCGCCCGGAAGGGCAAGGGGGCCCGGGTGACCCCCAAGCTCTCCCTTCCGGGGCGCTACCTGGTGTTGGTCCCCGAGGGGAAGGACGTGGGGGTCTCCAAGAGGATAGAGGACGAGGAGGAGAGGCAGCGCCTCAAGGTGCTGGGTAGGGAGGTCAGGCCCCAGGGGTTCGGGATCATCGTGAGGACCGTGGCCCAGGGGTGCCACATGGACCAGCTCAAGAGCGATGTGGAGGACCTGATGGACCTGTGGGATAGCATATGCGCCGCCGCCTCCCGGTCCCCCGCCCCCTGCCTTCTCTACCGGGACAGGGGGCTACTGGACCGGGTGCTTAGGGACGAGCTGGATCACCAGGTGGCGGAGGTGGTGGTGGACAACCCGGAGGAGCTGGACCTGGTCCGGGAGATGGTGGGACGTTTCTTCTCCCAGGGGAAGGGGCCGGAGGTGACCCTCTACCGGGGGCGGACCCCGGTCTTCGAGGTGTACGGGGTTGAGAGGGAGATGGAGCTGGCGCTGGAGCGGAAGGTGTGGCTCCCCTCCGGGGCTTACCTGGTGATAGACCAGGCTGAGGCGCTGACGGTCATAGACGTCAACACCGGCAAGTTCACCGGCTCCAAGGACCTCAAGAGCACCATCCTTAAGACCAACCTGGAGGCGGCGGAGGAGATAGCCCGGCAGCTCAGGCTTCGGGCCATAGGGGGCATCGTGGTGGTGGACTTCATCGACATGGACGACGAGTCTCACCGGCAGATTCTGCTGGAGACCACGAGGGAGCTACTAAAGGGGGACCGGCAACGGGCCAAGGTCTTTGGGGTCACCTCCCTCGGGTTGGTGGAGCTCACCAGGCGTCGCACCAGGGGGGATCTCAAGAGCGTGATGACCCGGGGCTGCCCGATGTGCGGCGGGTCCGGCTTGGTGGAGAGGGAGGACGCCTGCGCCATGAGGCTCAAGAGGGCGGTGAGGAAGATGACCGGGGACAGCCCCCCCGAGGCCTTGCTGGTGGCCGCCAACCCCCAGCTGGCCAGGCACTGCGCCGAGTACCTCCTCGCCTGGGAGGAGGAGTTCCGGTGCAGGATCCTGCTCCGGGAGGACCAGTCCCTCCAGTGGGGCCGGTTCAAGGTGGAGCACCAGGGGGCCCTGAGGCAGGCGGAGCACCGGATGAGGAGCGTCGAGGGAGGAACCTCGGTTGTACATAGGACGGATAGGGCTTAA
- the metG gene encoding methionine--tRNA ligase, producing MSESSAFYITTPIYYVNDVPHIGHAYTTIAADVLARHNRMIGRDTFFLTGTDEHGQKIQQAASAKGLTAQQLADQTVENFKRLWKVLNITNDDFIRTTEERHERVVQHIFSKLLEKGDIYLGSYEGWYCVPCETYVPEAQMGEGNTCPDCKRPLQKMTEESYFFRMSKYQDRLLEYYESHPEAILPKSRYNEIVSFIKGGLKDQSISRTTLTWGVPVPGDSRHVVYVWFDALINYLSALGYPDEGGKWRKFWPVCHHLVGKDIIRFHSVVWPALLMALDLEPPKMVFAHGWWTVDGDKMSKSKGNVVDPFEMAELYGPDPFRYFLLREVPFGLDGDFSERGLVQRINSDLANDLGNLLNRTLQMMTKYRGGVVPSRVCPTKLESSIRAMGEDVTAQVDSLLERFAFDEALKAIWSFIGRANKYIDETMPWKLGNEGRGEELDRVLRTLFEALKLSAQLVYPFMPDAAARIWSQLGLDGQVGEGRIRWSFDPIPEVRVTKGEVLFPRIDVKAWEEEYAKRLAKRAGADTDMDYSDHEEEVTIDHFKRVELRVAEVLSAEPVPKSDKLYKLELDLGYEKRTIVSGIRDFYRAEELVGKRIIVICNLKPSVIRGVKSNGMLLAAESPSKSNFTLGLLTVDRDVPLGSRIH from the coding sequence GTGAGCGAGAGCAGCGCCTTTTACATCACAACCCCCATATACTACGTCAACGACGTGCCCCACATAGGGCACGCCTACACCACCATAGCGGCGGACGTGCTGGCCCGGCACAACCGTATGATCGGCCGGGACACATTCTTCCTCACCGGTACGGACGAGCACGGCCAGAAGATCCAGCAGGCCGCCTCCGCCAAGGGGCTCACCGCCCAGCAGCTGGCGGACCAGACGGTGGAGAACTTCAAGCGCCTGTGGAAGGTGCTCAACATAACAAACGACGACTTCATAAGGACCACCGAGGAGCGCCACGAGCGGGTGGTGCAGCACATCTTCTCCAAGTTGTTGGAGAAGGGGGACATATACCTGGGATCCTACGAGGGCTGGTACTGTGTGCCCTGCGAGACCTACGTGCCGGAGGCCCAGATGGGGGAGGGCAACACCTGCCCGGACTGCAAGAGGCCCCTCCAGAAGATGACCGAGGAGAGCTACTTCTTCCGCATGTCCAAGTACCAGGACCGGCTACTGGAGTACTACGAGTCCCACCCGGAGGCCATCCTGCCCAAGAGCCGCTACAACGAGATCGTGAGCTTCATAAAGGGGGGCCTCAAGGACCAGTCCATCTCCAGGACCACCCTCACCTGGGGGGTGCCGGTGCCGGGGGACTCCAGGCACGTGGTCTACGTCTGGTTTGACGCGCTGATCAACTACCTTTCCGCCCTGGGCTACCCGGATGAGGGGGGCAAGTGGCGCAAGTTCTGGCCCGTGTGCCACCACCTGGTGGGGAAGGACATAATAAGGTTCCACTCGGTGGTGTGGCCCGCCCTCCTTATGGCCCTGGACCTGGAGCCCCCCAAGATGGTGTTCGCCCACGGGTGGTGGACCGTGGACGGGGACAAGATGTCCAAGTCCAAGGGTAACGTGGTGGACCCCTTCGAGATGGCGGAGCTCTACGGTCCGGACCCCTTCCGGTACTTCCTGCTCCGGGAGGTGCCCTTCGGCCTGGATGGGGACTTCTCCGAGCGGGGCCTGGTCCAGCGGATCAACTCCGACCTGGCAAACGACCTGGGCAACTTGCTCAACCGGACCCTCCAGATGATGACCAAGTACCGGGGCGGGGTTGTCCCCTCCCGGGTCTGTCCCACCAAGCTGGAGTCCTCCATCCGCGCCATGGGGGAGGATGTGACCGCCCAGGTGGACTCACTGCTGGAGAGGTTCGCCTTCGACGAGGCGTTGAAGGCCATCTGGTCCTTCATCGGCAGGGCCAACAAGTACATAGACGAGACCATGCCATGGAAGCTGGGCAACGAGGGCCGGGGGGAGGAGCTTGACCGGGTGCTGAGGACCCTCTTCGAGGCGCTGAAGCTTAGCGCCCAGCTGGTCTACCCCTTCATGCCCGACGCGGCGGCCCGCATATGGTCCCAGCTGGGCTTGGACGGCCAGGTGGGGGAGGGCCGGATCCGGTGGTCCTTCGATCCGATACCGGAGGTGCGGGTCACCAAGGGGGAGGTGCTCTTCCCCCGGATAGACGTTAAGGCCTGGGAGGAGGAGTACGCCAAGAGGCTGGCCAAGAGGGCCGGGGCGGACACGGACATGGACTACAGCGACCACGAGGAAGAGGTCACCATAGACCACTTCAAGCGGGTGGAGCTCCGGGTGGCGGAGGTCCTCTCGGCGGAGCCGGTGCCCAAGTCGGACAAGCTTTACAAGCTGGAGCTTGACCTGGGGTATGAGAAGCGGACCATCGTGTCCGGCATAAGGGACTTCTACCGGGCCGAGGAGCTGGTGGGCAAGAGGATAATCGTCATTTGCAACCTGAAGCCGTCGGTCATCCGGGGGGTGAAGAGCAACGGCATGCTCCTGGCCGCCGAGAGCCCCAGCAAGAGCAACTTCACCCTGGGGCTTTTGACCGTGGACAGGGACGTGCCGCTGGGTAGCCGGATCCACTGA
- the rsmI gene encoding 16S rRNA (cytidine(1402)-2'-O)-methyltransferase produces the protein MPLVLVPTPIGNLGDVTIRALEVLRGAHVVACEDTRRTLKLLNHYGISKPLISLHEHNEVRRLGVLRDMLSRDMTVALVSDAGMPGISDPGHRALRMAVEEGFPVDVLPGPSAVITALVLSGLDPSRFTFHGFLKGRTSAKERSLRELARREETLVFYVSPHHLAEDLKLMLDVLGDRRGALLRELTKVHQEAVRGNLSEMLARAGEMRGEMVLVVEGFRGSQGDESQGELHWRSRGEELLRSGRPLKEVAELVSKEYGVRRNQVKEFLLGLLRGSD, from the coding sequence ATGCCGCTGGTTCTGGTTCCAACCCCGATAGGCAACCTGGGGGACGTGACCATAAGGGCCCTGGAGGTTCTCAGAGGGGCCCACGTGGTGGCCTGTGAGGACACCAGGCGCACGCTTAAGCTTCTTAACCACTACGGCATCTCCAAGCCCCTGATCAGCCTTCACGAGCACAACGAGGTGAGGCGCCTCGGGGTTTTGAGGGACATGCTCTCGAGGGACATGACGGTGGCGCTGGTGTCCGACGCGGGGATGCCGGGCATAAGCGATCCAGGGCACCGGGCGCTTCGGATGGCGGTGGAGGAGGGGTTTCCGGTGGACGTGCTCCCCGGCCCTTCGGCGGTGATCACCGCCTTGGTCCTGTCCGGCCTTGACCCCTCCCGGTTCACCTTCCATGGGTTCCTCAAGGGGCGGACGTCCGCCAAGGAGCGGAGCCTCCGGGAGCTGGCCCGGCGGGAGGAGACGTTGGTCTTCTACGTGTCACCCCACCACCTGGCGGAGGACCTGAAGCTGATGCTGGATGTCCTGGGGGACCGCCGGGGGGCTCTGCTCAGGGAGCTCACCAAGGTCCACCAGGAGGCGGTGAGGGGTAATCTATCGGAGATGCTGGCCCGGGCGGGGGAGATGCGGGGGGAGATGGTTCTGGTGGTGGAGGGCTTCAGGGGCTCCCAGGGGGATGAGTCCCAGGGGGAGCTCCACTGGCGCTCCCGAGGCGAGGAGCTGCTCCGGTCCGGACGTCCCCTCAAGGAGGTGGCGGAGCTGGTGTCCAAGGAGTACGGGGTTAGGAGGAACCAGGTCAAGGAGTTCCTCCTTGGGCTTTTGCGCGGTTCGGATTAG
- the smc gene encoding chromosome segregation protein SMC, with protein sequence MYIGRIGLNGFKSFGGVHELPLEMGMVAIVGPNGSGKSNILDALKWTLGEGSPSRLRINRQSDLLFQGSASLPPAKEAEVSVLFRGDGMSTSISRRVQQDGTTAVFVDGVRRTLAELEEAKRRIHMEGDRFAFIGQGEVSEVIQQRPMARRMLLESLLGIDFYRKRRNESSDRLKEVSEDLGRLMAFYGELSSRRREISQEVERARRAREIQSELEGLHRDHYWWRRSSLEARLSEVRSALESLTAQREMRARWLKVWREAASGLDSKGRELDLALGGARAAMEDLERRMEEWRRRCFSLGTMVMEARRSGAEVARERDSLLEALASAHEELRQATEQLASAQGEVEALRSQEASSRGRLQDLEERVRSNQSRLERIRQEEARAKEALSSSMASLKALGVQRLDALKGLRGLESALEEARGRLMQERARLDLAEEGAQRANSLHRQALAEFQAGAERLQSLKRQLAKVRSSVDELEETLELQVLPKPVQGIVSAARLGKVRAKPTVLMDAFRCPKEISGAVEAFLGGRQFWLLVDTLEESGECIAFLKSRSLGRATFLPLERCVPRRPDRANLRSAPGVVGFAMDLIEADSRYERALQHLMGDLLVVRDYDSGKEVARSSFRGPIVTLEGDVFQPTGAVSGGQSRSQRSAMEIRCALEEGRGRLSELETRVEEESKALKALEEAESRLASESREAIADLSVVRSRVEEAASEVQRLERDHQRLRDVIEDLNRRMSQEGRRVLELRAPRDPGEGEDLEELKSQLESLREAHREASMRLALGEERLSGARALVDRMAAEMDRLKGRLAQLEASTSDRDGRLASALGELRGLGVRWLEAWRELSELRARRDQVMEASTDLRGRLERVRGRMASAMEALGGVDMALEGLSREEGALCRELEELISSHEESYPYPSVVPPIQGEGLRQRIRELERALREMGPVDMGVLSESRSLDERMEFLKDQMEDLRRAMGELERLISEADHRAQTVFMGSLRDIDHRFDSLFKRLFGGGEARLELMEGAGPWDAGVEITARPPGKKPQGISQLSGGEQSLTAVALLFASLEVAGCPMAVLDEVDAALDEVNLRRFADLAAESAEERQILVMTHRRITMERARLLYGVTLREPGLSQVVGVRLEDWD encoded by the coding sequence TTGTACATAGGACGGATAGGGCTTAACGGCTTCAAGAGCTTCGGCGGGGTCCACGAGCTGCCGTTGGAGATGGGCATGGTGGCCATCGTGGGGCCCAACGGGAGCGGCAAGAGCAACATACTGGACGCCCTCAAGTGGACCCTGGGGGAGGGATCCCCGTCGCGGCTTCGCATAAACCGGCAGAGCGACCTGCTCTTCCAGGGATCCGCGTCCCTGCCCCCCGCCAAGGAGGCGGAGGTGTCGGTGCTGTTTAGGGGGGACGGGATGTCCACCTCCATAAGCCGCAGGGTCCAGCAGGACGGCACCACCGCGGTGTTCGTGGACGGGGTCCGAAGGACCCTGGCGGAGCTGGAGGAGGCCAAGCGGAGGATCCACATGGAGGGTGACCGGTTCGCCTTCATAGGCCAGGGGGAGGTGTCGGAGGTGATCCAGCAGCGCCCCATGGCCAGGCGGATGCTGCTGGAGTCCCTGCTGGGCATAGACTTCTACCGGAAGCGCCGGAACGAGTCATCCGACCGCCTCAAGGAGGTGTCCGAGGACCTGGGCAGGCTCATGGCCTTCTACGGAGAGCTCTCGAGCCGCCGGAGGGAGATATCCCAGGAGGTGGAGAGGGCCCGGCGGGCCCGGGAGATCCAGTCGGAGCTGGAGGGCCTCCACCGGGATCACTACTGGTGGAGGCGTAGCTCCCTGGAGGCTAGGCTTTCGGAGGTCCGGTCCGCCCTCGAGTCCTTGACGGCCCAGCGGGAGATGAGAGCCCGGTGGCTCAAGGTCTGGCGGGAGGCGGCTTCGGGCCTGGACTCCAAGGGCCGGGAGCTGGACCTGGCCCTGGGGGGCGCTAGGGCCGCCATGGAGGACCTGGAGCGCCGGATGGAGGAGTGGCGCAGGAGGTGCTTCTCCCTGGGTACCATGGTGATGGAGGCCAGGAGGTCCGGGGCGGAGGTGGCCCGGGAGAGGGACTCCCTGCTCGAGGCCCTTGCCTCCGCCCATGAGGAGTTGCGTCAGGCCACGGAGCAACTGGCCTCCGCCCAGGGGGAGGTGGAGGCCTTGAGGTCCCAGGAGGCGTCCTCCCGGGGGAGGCTCCAGGATCTGGAGGAGCGGGTCCGGTCCAACCAGTCCAGGCTTGAGAGGATCCGGCAGGAGGAGGCCAGGGCTAAGGAGGCCCTGTCATCCTCCATGGCGTCCCTCAAGGCCCTGGGGGTCCAGAGGCTGGATGCCCTTAAGGGCCTTCGGGGCCTCGAGTCCGCCCTGGAGGAGGCCCGGGGAAGGCTCATGCAGGAGAGGGCCCGGCTCGACCTGGCGGAGGAGGGGGCCCAGAGGGCCAACTCGCTCCATCGGCAGGCCTTGGCGGAGTTCCAGGCCGGTGCGGAGAGGCTCCAGTCCCTGAAGAGGCAGCTGGCCAAGGTCCGCTCCTCGGTGGACGAGCTGGAGGAGACCCTGGAGCTGCAGGTGCTGCCCAAGCCGGTGCAGGGGATAGTGTCCGCCGCCAGGCTGGGGAAGGTGAGGGCCAAACCCACGGTGCTCATGGATGCCTTCCGGTGCCCCAAGGAGATATCCGGTGCGGTGGAGGCCTTCCTGGGGGGCAGGCAGTTCTGGTTGCTGGTGGACACCCTAGAGGAGTCCGGGGAGTGCATAGCCTTCCTCAAGTCCAGGTCCCTGGGCAGGGCAACCTTCCTGCCCCTGGAGAGGTGCGTCCCCCGGCGGCCCGACCGGGCTAACCTGAGATCCGCCCCTGGGGTGGTGGGCTTCGCCATGGACCTGATAGAGGCGGATTCCCGGTACGAGAGGGCCCTTCAGCACCTGATGGGTGACCTGCTGGTGGTCCGGGACTACGACTCCGGCAAGGAGGTGGCCCGGAGCTCCTTCCGGGGCCCCATAGTCACCCTTGAGGGGGACGTGTTCCAGCCCACCGGCGCCGTGTCCGGGGGGCAGTCCAGGTCCCAGCGGAGCGCCATGGAGATCCGGTGCGCCCTGGAGGAGGGCAGGGGCAGGCTCTCGGAGTTGGAGACCAGAGTGGAGGAGGAGTCCAAGGCCCTCAAGGCCCTGGAGGAGGCGGAGTCCCGTCTGGCATCGGAGTCCCGGGAGGCCATAGCGGACCTGTCGGTGGTCAGGTCCCGGGTGGAGGAGGCCGCCTCGGAGGTCCAGCGGCTGGAGCGGGATCACCAGCGCCTGCGGGACGTGATAGAGGACCTCAACCGCCGGATGTCCCAGGAGGGCAGGAGGGTCCTGGAGCTCCGGGCCCCCAGGGATCCGGGGGAGGGGGAGGATCTGGAGGAGCTCAAGTCCCAGCTGGAGTCCCTGCGGGAGGCACACCGGGAGGCCTCCATGAGGCTGGCCCTTGGAGAGGAGCGCCTATCGGGGGCCAGGGCCCTGGTGGACCGCATGGCCGCCGAGATGGATCGGCTCAAGGGCCGCCTAGCCCAGCTGGAGGCCTCCACATCCGACCGGGACGGGCGCCTGGCCTCCGCCCTGGGGGAGCTCCGGGGGCTTGGGGTCCGGTGGCTTGAGGCCTGGAGGGAGCTCTCGGAGCTTCGGGCCCGAAGGGACCAGGTGATGGAGGCCTCCACCGATCTGCGAGGCAGGCTCGAGCGGGTTCGGGGCAGGATGGCATCCGCCATGGAGGCCCTTGGGGGGGTGGATATGGCGTTGGAGGGGCTCTCCCGGGAGGAGGGGGCCCTCTGCCGGGAGTTGGAGGAGCTCATCTCCTCCCATGAGGAGTCCTACCCCTACCCGTCGGTGGTCCCCCCCATCCAGGGGGAGGGGCTCAGGCAGAGGATCCGGGAGCTGGAGAGGGCCCTCAGGGAGATGGGGCCCGTGGACATGGGGGTGCTCTCCGAGTCCAGGTCCCTGGACGAGAGGATGGAGTTCCTGAAGGACCAGATGGAGGACCTCCGCAGGGCCATGGGGGAGCTGGAGCGGCTCATATCCGAGGCGGATCACCGGGCCCAGACGGTCTTCATGGGCTCCCTCCGAGACATAGACCACCGGTTCGACTCCCTGTTCAAGCGGCTCTTCGGGGGTGGCGAGGCCCGGCTGGAGCTGATGGAGGGTGCGGGGCCGTGGGATGCGGGGGTGGAGATAACCGCCCGCCCGCCGGGCAAGAAGCCCCAGGGCATATCCCAGCTCTCGGGGGGCGAGCAGTCGCTGACCGCGGTGGCGTTGCTCTTCGCCTCCCTGGAGGTGGCGGGCTGTCCCATGGCGGTGCTTGATGAGGTGGACGCGGCGCTGGACGAGGTGAACCTGCGGCGCTTCGCGGACCTGGCGGCGGAGAGCGCCGAGGAGAGGCAGATACTGGTGATGACCCACCGCAGGATAACCATGGAGCGGGCCCGGTTGCTGTACGGGGTTACGCTGAGGGAGCCGGGGCTATCGCAGGTGGTGGGGGTCAGGCTGGAGGACTGGGATTGA
- a CDS encoding TatD family hydrolase produces MFFDSHCHWNHESLGVRQLESEVGRCVAAGVASALVAGYDLPSSRRAHGLSLEVRGVSVVASVGLHPHDAKDLDQGLLGELEALCTHREVRAVGEIGLDFWYCNSPREVQLEAFEAQLDLACRVGRPVILHLRSGRDGEDAYRPAFDLLRSFLSGLPDPPGVLHCFSGGVDQARSALDMGFLISFAGPITYPKAEESRRACAMVPRDMLLLETDSPYLAPQSVRGKKNEPAFVVEVYRTAAQVRGVPLEALAADVWENGRRLFGPLGGADRGL; encoded by the coding sequence GTGTTCTTCGACAGCCACTGTCATTGGAATCACGAGTCCCTGGGGGTCCGCCAGCTGGAGTCGGAGGTGGGGAGGTGCGTCGCTGCGGGGGTGGCTTCCGCCCTGGTGGCGGGTTACGACCTCCCGTCCTCCCGAAGGGCCCATGGGCTGAGCCTGGAGGTGAGGGGGGTCAGCGTGGTGGCCTCCGTGGGGCTTCACCCCCACGATGCCAAGGACCTGGACCAGGGGCTCCTTGGGGAGCTGGAGGCCCTTTGCACCCACCGGGAGGTCCGGGCGGTGGGGGAGATAGGGCTGGACTTCTGGTACTGCAACTCCCCCCGGGAGGTGCAACTGGAGGCCTTTGAGGCCCAGCTGGACCTGGCCTGCCGGGTGGGGCGGCCGGTGATCCTTCACCTTAGGAGCGGCCGGGACGGGGAGGACGCATACCGCCCCGCCTTCGATCTGCTCAGGTCCTTCCTCTCCGGGCTTCCGGACCCGCCGGGGGTGCTTCACTGCTTCTCCGGAGGGGTTGACCAGGCCCGATCCGCCCTGGACATGGGGTTCCTCATATCCTTCGCGGGGCCCATCACCTATCCCAAGGCGGAGGAGAGCCGGAGGGCCTGCGCCATGGTGCCCAGGGACATGCTGCTCCTGGAGACCGATTCCCCCTACCTGGCCCCCCAGTCGGTGAGGGGGAAGAAGAACGAGCCCGCCTTCGTGGTGGAGGTGTATAGGACCGCCGCCCAGGTGAGGGGTGTGCCGCTGGAGGCGCTGGCGGCGGACGTGTGGGAGAACGGCCGAAGGCTCTTCGGACCCCTGGGGGGTGCGGACCGTGGGCTTTAG
- a CDS encoding tRNA1(Val) (adenine(37)-N6)-methyltransferase — protein MKSTFDDLLWGRLRAEQPAEGFGPRVTVDTILLGAFVRLKGNLKALEVGCAHGILSLMLIQRARALGANLRVVGIDIQPQLVEMAMRNRDLHGMTDQVRFIPMDLMELKGSWEEAPFDLVVCNPPYEDPGSGRPSPRGPVALAVHRMSFTLEDLFLRSGKVLRPKGRFFMVMRSHRMGECLDLMRRHRLEPKRLRMVHPKPGRAASVFLVEAIKGARAGLVVESPLFIHGPDGEYTPDLLRAYGTEGF, from the coding sequence TTGAAGAGCACCTTTGACGACCTTCTATGGGGCAGGCTCCGGGCGGAGCAACCCGCCGAGGGCTTTGGTCCCCGGGTTACGGTGGACACCATCCTGCTGGGGGCCTTCGTGAGGCTCAAGGGGAACCTGAAGGCCCTGGAGGTGGGCTGCGCCCACGGGATCCTGTCCCTCATGCTGATCCAGAGGGCCCGGGCCCTGGGGGCCAATCTTAGGGTGGTGGGGATAGACATCCAGCCCCAGCTGGTGGAGATGGCGATGAGGAACCGGGACCTTCACGGGATGACGGACCAGGTCAGGTTCATCCCCATGGACCTGATGGAGCTAAAGGGGAGCTGGGAGGAGGCTCCCTTCGACCTGGTGGTGTGCAACCCACCCTACGAGGATCCGGGAAGCGGCAGGCCCAGCCCCAGGGGACCGGTGGCCCTTGCGGTCCACCGGATGAGCTTCACCCTGGAGGACCTGTTTCTCCGTTCCGGCAAGGTCCTTCGCCCCAAGGGCAGGTTCTTCATGGTCATGAGGTCCCACCGGATGGGAGAGTGCCTGGACCTCATGAGGCGGCACCGGTTGGAGCCCAAGAGGCTCAGGATGGTTCACCCGAAGCCCGGCAGGGCCGCGTCGGTTTTCCTGGTGGAGGCCATCAAGGGGGCCAGGGCGGGGCTGGTGGTGGAGAGTCCCCTGTTCATCCACGGGCCAGACGGGGAGTACACCCCGGATCTGCTCCGGGCCTACGGAACGGAGGGGTTTTAG